The following are encoded together in the Lathyrus oleraceus cultivar Zhongwan6 chromosome 3, CAAS_Psat_ZW6_1.0, whole genome shotgun sequence genome:
- the LOC127126570 gene encoding probable lysophospholipase BODYGUARD 4 has product MSIAVSSLAKKWMRNCVIVLNAFICYVVFLIFDFLDAVLCVIYRYLDERIEGVASPCCCSKWERQKNKKNKIMMNDDEDDGLSDSLYERKNMFREMGLVQFGRKKEDSNGKCGGRKVNSWSDCGCESCLSWVNGDDDDYKLHFVVKEPFIASGENCRGEPYENVIFLHGFMCSSSFWTQTVFPCFSENVNHNYRLIAVDLLGFGKSPKPRDCLYTLKDHVEMIEKSVIQPLQLGSFHLVAHSMGSVIALALAAKYSNCVKSVTLVAPPYSSSDENDACLKALEKFAGKKLWPMLSAGSSFMSWYEHLGRTVCLIYCRNHRTWERILKFITRKRDLSFLITDMTRHTHQSAWNSMHNVICGGTKFMGSYLKILTKSGVRINVIQGDRDQVVPMECVSKLKLKAPNVEINIIPNADHSTVLLGREKKFAQSLEHTWTSSC; this is encoded by the exons ATGTCAATAGCAGTTTCCTCCTTGGCAAAAAAATGGATGAGAAATTGTGTTATAGTTCTCAACGCATTCATATGTTACGTTGTTTTTCTCATCTTTGATTTTCTAGATGCTGTTTTATGCGTTATCTATAGATACCTCGATGAGCGCATTGAAGGGGTGGCTTCTCCTTGTTGTTGCTCTAAATGGGAGAGACAGAAGAACAAGAAGAACAAGATtatgatgaatgatgatgaagatgacgGTCTTTCAGATAGTTTGTATGAGAGGAAGAACATGTTTAGAGAAATGGGTTTGGTTCAATTTGGGAGGAAAAAGGAAGATTCTAATGGAAAATGTGGTGGAAGGAAAGTGAATAGTTGGTCTGATTGTGGGTGTGAGTCTTGTCTTTCATGGGTCAACGGTGATGATGATGACTATAAACTTCATTTTGTTGTTAAGGAACCCTTCATAG CTAGTGGCGAAAATTGTAGAGGAGAGCCTTATGAGAATGTGATATTCTTGCATGGATTTATGTGTTCTTCTTCATTTTGGACACAGACAGTGTTTCCATGTTTCTCTGAAAATGTAAATCATAACTACAGATTGATTGCCGTAGACCTACTGGGATTCGGAAAGAGTCCTAAGCCAAGAGATTGTTTGTACACTTTGAAGGATCATGTGGAAATGATTGAGAAATCTGTGATTCAACCGTTGCAGTTAGGTAGTTTTCATCTGGTTGCACACTCTATGGGGAGTGTAATTGCGTTGGCTTTGGCTGCAAAGTACTCCAATTGTGTAAAATCAGTTACCCTTGTTGCACCG CCATACTCTTCTTCTGACGAAAATGATGCTTGTTTGAAAGCACTTGAAAAGTTTGCTGGAAAGAAATTGTGGCCAATGTTATCCGCTGGTTCTTCATTTATGTCGTGGTATGAGCATTTGGGTCGAACTGTTTGCCTTATCTATTGCAGAAATCACAGGACATGGGAGAGGATTCTAAAATTCATTACACGAAAGAG GGATCTAAGTTTCTTGATCACAGACATGACTAGACATACTCATCAATCTGCTTGGAATTCCATGCATAATGTGATATGTGGTGGAACAAAATTCATGGGTAGTTACTTGAAAATTTTGACAAAAAGTGGAGTTAGAATAAATGTTATACAAGGTGATAGAGATCAAGTTGTCCCTATGGAGTGCGTGAGTAAGTTAAAGTTAAAGGCTccaaatgttgaaattaacaTAATTCCAAATGCTGACCATAGTACTGTGCTATTAGGAAGAGAGAAGAAATTTGCACAAAGTTTGGAGCATACATGGACCTCATCTTGTTGA